In one Parvibaculum sp. genomic region, the following are encoded:
- a CDS encoding phospholipase D family protein, translated as MKRHCVLALIGVVLGGCAAAPLRAPGPGSAGLAAPEATPLWTALVRPEEAAAGRSGFDFLECGLDAYLVRLALIEAARHTVDVQYYIWDLDASGRAVSEALLRAADRGVRVRALVDGFHVHDGAAPLKRIARHPNVEVRIHNPFRTAFRPNGLRYVELVFDFARLNQRMHNKIVAVDNAAAIVGGRNVSDSYFGLDPARYFLDRDVVVAGPLTAGISASFDAFWNDPRAVPVHDFAHDDAAPGFDAASLWADAPPLDPDAFPLPRRFEAAALAARLDEIRDGLLWAEGQVSLTAPGPVFAGQAPAPGTGIEARLLTLLAAAESEVVIQTPYMMLTEARSAAFAAARARGVTLTLHTNSLASTDSSIVHYGYARDRLELTRLGVELHEMKERPRPCPRAAALGIAPARTTLHPKTVVFDRRRVLVGSFNLDHRSILYNSEIAILIDSPDVAARVLDAMARDMAPESNWRVALEAPARLVWIDQGEDPPLRLDSEPRTGVLQQILAWIGYFLPIDHLL; from the coding sequence ATGAAACGGCATTGCGTTCTTGCCTTGATCGGGGTGGTGCTCGGCGGTTGTGCGGCTGCGCCCTTGCGCGCGCCGGGGCCGGGCAGCGCCGGACTTGCCGCGCCCGAGGCGACGCCGCTCTGGACAGCGCTGGTGCGGCCGGAAGAGGCGGCAGCGGGCCGGTCGGGCTTCGACTTTCTGGAATGCGGCCTCGATGCCTATCTCGTCCGTCTCGCCCTGATCGAGGCGGCGCGCCACACGGTCGACGTCCAGTATTACATCTGGGATCTCGATGCCAGCGGCCGCGCGGTCAGCGAGGCGCTGCTGCGCGCGGCCGACAGGGGCGTGCGCGTTCGGGCGCTGGTCGACGGGTTTCACGTCCATGACGGCGCGGCGCCGCTGAAGCGGATCGCGCGGCATCCAAATGTCGAGGTGCGCATCCACAATCCCTTCCGCACTGCCTTCCGGCCCAACGGCCTGCGCTATGTCGAGCTTGTGTTCGATTTTGCGCGTCTCAACCAGCGCATGCACAACAAGATCGTCGCGGTCGACAACGCGGCGGCGATTGTCGGCGGCCGCAATGTCAGCGATTCCTATTTCGGCCTCGATCCGGCGCGCTATTTCCTCGACCGTGATGTCGTCGTCGCCGGGCCGCTGACGGCCGGGATCTCGGCCAGCTTCGATGCCTTCTGGAACGATCCGCGGGCGGTGCCGGTGCATGATTTCGCGCACGACGATGCAGCCCCGGGTTTCGACGCCGCATCGCTCTGGGCCGATGCGCCGCCGCTCGACCCGGACGCATTTCCGCTGCCGCGCCGTTTCGAGGCGGCTGCGCTGGCCGCAAGGCTCGATGAAATCCGCGACGGCCTTCTCTGGGCCGAGGGGCAGGTCAGCCTGACCGCGCCCGGTCCGGTCTTTGCCGGTCAGGCGCCCGCGCCCGGCACCGGCATCGAGGCGCGGCTGCTGACGCTGCTGGCGGCGGCCGAAAGCGAGGTCGTCATCCAGACGCCCTACATGATGCTGACGGAAGCGCGCAGCGCCGCCTTCGCCGCGGCGCGGGCGCGCGGCGTGACGCTGACGCTGCACACCAATTCGCTGGCCTCGACCGATTCCTCGATCGTCCATTACGGCTATGCGCGCGACCGGCTGGAACTGACGCGTCTCGGCGTCGAACTGCACGAGATGAAGGAGCGGCCGCGGCCCTGTCCCCGCGCCGCCGCGCTCGGCATCGCCCCGGCGCGGACGACGCTGCATCCCAAGACCGTCGTCTTTGACCGCCGGCGGGTCCTGGTCGGTTCCTTCAATCTCGATCATCGCTCGATCCTCTACAATTCCGAGATCGCGATTCTGATCGACAGTCCGGATGTCGCGGCCCGCGTGCTCGATGCGATGGCGCGCGACATGGCGCCGGAAAGCAACTGGCGCGTCGCGCTCGAAGCGCCGGCGCGCCTCGTCTGGATCGATCAAGGCGAGGATCCGCCGCTGCGTCTCGACAGCGAGCCCCGGACCGGCGTTCTGCAACAGATTCTGGCCTGGATCGGCTATTTCCTGCCGATCGATCACCTGCTTTGA
- the thiC gene encoding phosphomethylpyrimidine synthase ThiC — protein MNIHTPKDKLPEVTTGPLPASTKIFTAPDGFPDLKVPFREIALHPSAKEPPVRVYDTSGPYTDPTAKIDVEAGLVRHREAWIEARGGTELYDGREVKPEDNGNVGAKHLARAFPVANRPRRGLPGHPVTQYEFAKAGIVTAEMAYIAERENIGRKQALENAAHKLAEGESFGAAIPEFITPEFVRAEVAAGRAIIPANINHPELEPMIIGRNFLVKINANIGNSAVASSVAEEVDKMVWAIRWGADNVMDLSTGRNIHNTREWIIRNSPVPIGTVPIYQALEKVDGIAENLTWEVYRDTLIEQAEQGVDYFTIHAGVRLAYVPLTAKRVTGIVSRGGSIMAKWCLAHHKESFLYEHFADICDIMRQYDVSFSLGDGLRPGSIADANDEAQFAELETLGELTQIAWGRGCQVMIEGPGHVPMHKIKVNMDKQLKHCGGAPFYTLGPLTTDIAPGYDHITSGIGAAMIGWFGCAMLCYVTPKEHLGLPDRADVKDGVITYKIAAHAADLAKGHPAAQLRDDALSRARFEFRWEDQFNLALDPERAKEFHDRTLPKEAHKVAHFCSMCGPKFCSMKITQEVRDYAESGMAEMASEFRNSGGEIYLEEADAANKAANKSLGGKAAE, from the coding sequence ATGAACATCCACACGCCGAAAGACAAGCTCCCCGAAGTCACCACCGGGCCGCTTCCCGCCAGCACCAAAATCTTCACCGCGCCGGACGGTTTCCCCGATCTGAAAGTGCCGTTCCGCGAGATCGCGCTGCATCCGTCCGCGAAGGAGCCGCCGGTCCGCGTCTACGACACGTCGGGCCCCTACACCGACCCGACGGCGAAGATCGATGTCGAAGCGGGGCTCGTCCGCCACCGCGAAGCCTGGATCGAGGCGCGTGGCGGCACCGAGCTTTACGACGGGCGCGAGGTGAAGCCGGAAGACAATGGCAATGTCGGCGCGAAGCATCTCGCACGCGCCTTCCCGGTCGCCAACCGGCCGCGCCGCGGGCTTCCCGGTCATCCGGTCACGCAATATGAATTCGCGAAAGCCGGCATCGTCACCGCCGAAATGGCCTACATCGCCGAGCGCGAGAATATCGGCCGCAAGCAGGCGCTCGAAAACGCCGCGCACAAGCTTGCCGAAGGCGAGAGCTTCGGCGCCGCGATCCCGGAATTCATCACACCGGAATTCGTGCGCGCGGAAGTCGCCGCCGGCCGCGCCATCATCCCAGCCAACATCAACCATCCGGAACTGGAGCCGATGATCATCGGCCGCAATTTCCTGGTGAAGATCAACGCCAATATCGGCAATTCGGCGGTCGCTTCCTCGGTTGCCGAAGAAGTCGACAAGATGGTCTGGGCGATCCGCTGGGGCGCCGACAATGTGATGGACCTCTCCACGGGGCGCAACATCCACAACACGCGCGAATGGATCATCCGCAATTCGCCGGTTCCCATCGGCACGGTGCCGATCTATCAGGCGCTCGAAAAGGTCGACGGCATCGCCGAGAACCTCACCTGGGAGGTTTATCGCGACACGCTGATCGAACAGGCCGAGCAGGGCGTCGATTATTTCACGATCCATGCGGGCGTGCGGCTCGCCTATGTGCCGCTCACCGCGAAGCGCGTCACCGGCATCGTGTCGCGCGGCGGCTCGATCATGGCGAAATGGTGCCTCGCGCATCACAAGGAGAGCTTCCTCTACGAGCATTTCGCCGACATTTGCGACATCATGCGCCAATACGATGTGTCGTTTTCGCTGGGCGACGGTTTGCGTCCGGGTTCGATTGCGGATGCCAATGACGAAGCGCAATTCGCCGAGCTTGAAACGCTGGGCGAGCTGACGCAGATCGCTTGGGGCCGCGGCTGTCAGGTGATGATCGAAGGGCCGGGTCATGTGCCGATGCACAAGATCAAGGTCAACATGGACAAGCAGTTGAAGCATTGCGGCGGCGCGCCTTTCTACACGCTCGGGCCGCTCACCACCGACATCGCGCCCGGCTACGACCACATCACATCCGGCATCGGCGCGGCGATGATCGGCTGGTTCGGCTGCGCGATGCTCTGCTACGTCACGCCGAAGGAACATCTCGGCCTGCCGGACCGCGCCGACGTGAAAGACGGCGTCATCACCTACAAGATCGCGGCGCATGCCGCCGATCTCGCCAAAGGCCATCCGGCGGCGCAGTTGCGCGACGATGCGCTTTCCCGCGCGCGCTTCGAATTCCGCTGGGAAGACCAGTTCAACCTCGCGCTCGATCCCGAACGCGCGAAAGAGTTCCACGACCGCACGCTGCCGAAGGAAGCGCATAAGGTCGCCCATTTCTGCTCGATGTGCGGCCCGAAATTCTGCTCGATGAAGATCACCCAGGAAGTGCGCGACTATGCGGAAAGCGGCATGGCCGAAATGGCGAGCGAGTTCCGCAATTCCGGCGGCGAGATTTATCTCGAAGAGGCGGACGCCGCGAACAAGGCGGCCAACAAGTCATTGGGCGGCAAGGCGGCGGAATGA
- a CDS encoding nitronate monooxygenase family protein: MKTADRLTRLLDIDLPIIQAPMAGASTAELAAAVSNAGGLGSLGTAMMTPAEVRAQTGALRALTNKPFNLNFFVHAEPDIANYDGREMRGALKPYFDERGLGDVPEPASPAPAFNDDMLDLLLELRPRVASFHFGLPGANAVAALKAAGIAILGSATTAAEARALETGGADAIVAQGHEAGGHRGTFLDHVDLGTVGTMALVPQIADAVSVPVIAAGGIGDARGVAAAFMLGAAGVQLGTAYLACPEAGIHPVHRKALAEASDHSTVVTKLFSGRPARAIRNRLTEELHSLERLAAPFPAQRALVAPLARVSAKENRAEFMPLWSGQAAALSKAEPAAEKTLRLIREAEKLMGR, encoded by the coding sequence ATGAAAACCGCCGACCGCCTGACACGCCTTCTCGACATCGACTTGCCCATCATCCAGGCGCCGATGGCCGGCGCCTCGACGGCGGAACTTGCCGCCGCCGTTTCGAACGCCGGCGGCCTCGGCTCGCTCGGCACCGCGATGATGACACCGGCCGAAGTCCGCGCGCAGACCGGCGCGCTGCGGGCGCTGACCAACAAGCCGTTCAACCTGAATTTCTTCGTCCATGCCGAACCCGACATCGCAAACTATGACGGCAGGGAAATGCGCGGCGCGCTGAAGCCCTATTTCGACGAGCGCGGTCTCGGCGACGTGCCCGAACCCGCTTCGCCCGCGCCGGCCTTCAACGACGACATGCTGGACCTGCTGCTGGAACTCCGGCCTCGCGTCGCGAGCTTTCATTTCGGTCTGCCCGGCGCAAACGCCGTGGCGGCGCTGAAAGCGGCCGGCATCGCGATCCTCGGCAGCGCGACAACGGCGGCCGAGGCCCGCGCGCTCGAAACCGGCGGCGCCGACGCGATCGTCGCGCAGGGCCACGAGGCGGGCGGCCATCGCGGCACGTTTCTCGATCATGTCGATCTCGGCACGGTGGGCACGATGGCGCTGGTACCGCAGATCGCCGACGCGGTGTCGGTGCCGGTGATCGCGGCCGGCGGCATCGGCGATGCGCGCGGCGTCGCCGCCGCCTTCATGCTGGGCGCGGCAGGCGTGCAGCTCGGCACGGCCTATCTCGCCTGCCCGGAAGCGGGCATCCACCCCGTTCACCGCAAGGCGCTCGCCGAGGCGTCGGATCATTCGACTGTGGTGACGAAACTTTTTTCCGGACGCCCGGCGCGCGCCATCCGCAACCGGCTGACCGAAGAACTTCATTCCCTCGAAAGGCTGGCGGCACCCTTCCCGGCGCAACGCGCGCTCGTCGCGCCGCTTGCCCGCGTCAGCGCGAAGGAGAACCGCGCCGAATTCATGCCGCTCTGGTCCGGACAGGCGGCCGCGCTGTCGAAGGCGGAACCGGCGGCGGAAAAGACACTGAGGCTGATTCGCGAGGCGGAAAAGCTGATGGGACGATGA
- a CDS encoding MAPEG family protein gives MTVEIAMLFWASVLGLVQVGLQSLSFKRQAGNAYTVGARDEPLPPTGLAGRMERALRNFLETFPIFAAVILAVYATERTNQWSEIGAQIYFWGRLAYIPAYAAGLPWVRTFIWQIATVGIVLCMVPLFDRALITVLME, from the coding sequence ATGACCGTCGAAATCGCCATGCTGTTCTGGGCGTCCGTGTTGGGCCTGGTGCAGGTCGGGTTGCAGAGCCTTTCCTTCAAGAGACAGGCCGGAAACGCCTATACGGTGGGCGCGCGCGACGAACCGCTTCCGCCGACGGGCCTTGCCGGGCGCATGGAGCGCGCGCTCAGGAATTTCCTCGAAACCTTCCCGATTTTCGCAGCGGTGATTCTCGCCGTCTATGCGACCGAGCGCACGAATCAATGGAGCGAAATCGGCGCGCAGATTTATTTCTGGGGCCGGCTGGCCTATATCCCGGCCTATGCGGCGGGCCTTCCCTGGGTCCGTACCTTCATCTGGCAGATCGCCACCGTCGGCATCGTGCTCTGCATGGTGCCGCTGTTCGACCGGGCGCTCATCACGGTACTGATGGAGTAA
- a CDS encoding MAPEG family protein encodes MTVELWSLVWGGALLFILIALSANANVSAMGMGWGIGNRDEPAKTTGWGARARRAYINHLENLLIFACFAVPAHLAGISTELTVLGAQIFLIARIAYAIIYVAGWTVAGVRTIAWAAGVVGYAMIFIALLMNA; translated from the coding sequence ATGACGGTGGAACTCTGGTCGCTCGTATGGGGCGGCGCACTTCTGTTCATTCTGATCGCGCTTTCGGCCAACGCCAATGTGTCGGCGATGGGTATGGGCTGGGGCATCGGCAATCGCGACGAACCGGCCAAGACCACGGGCTGGGGCGCACGGGCGCGGCGCGCCTATATCAACCATCTCGAAAACCTGCTGATCTTCGCCTGCTTCGCGGTGCCCGCGCATCTGGCCGGCATCAGCACCGAACTGACAGTGCTCGGCGCGCAAATCTTCCTGATCGCCCGCATCGCCTACGCGATCATCTATGTCGCGGGCTGGACAGTGGCGGGCGTCCGCACCATCGCATGGGCAGCCGGCGTCGTCGGCTACGCGATGATCTTCATTGCGTTGTTGATGAACGCCTGA
- a CDS encoding adenylosuccinate synthase, translating into MANVAVVGSQWGDEGKGKIVDWLSERADVVVRFQGGHNAGHTLVIDGVTYKLSLLPSGIVRKGKLSILGNGVVLDPWAFAKEVDEIASKGVVVTPDNLKIAENAVLILPVHRELDEMREGSNSGVKIGTTKRGIGPAYEDKAGRRAIRVIDLADPATLPIKVEGLLAHHNALRRGNRLDELAVEPIVAALKEIAPRVLPFVAPVWRVLDEAKRRGQRILFEGAQGTMLDIDHGTYPFVTSSNTIAGQAAGGAGVGPGAIGYVLGITKAYTTRVGEGPFPTELTDEVGQRLGERGHEFGTVTGRKRRCGWFDAVMVRQAIKTGGITGIALTKLDVLDGFDEIKVCVAYEVDGKRFDHFPAGMGAQAKVKPVYETLEGWQDSTQGARSWAQLPAAAVKYVRYVEELIEAPVALLSTSPDREDTILMTDPFAD; encoded by the coding sequence ATGGCAAATGTGGCGGTTGTCGGCTCCCAGTGGGGGGACGAGGGCAAGGGCAAGATCGTGGACTGGCTGTCGGAGCGCGCCGATGTCGTGGTGCGTTTCCAGGGTGGCCATAATGCCGGCCATACGCTCGTCATCGACGGCGTCACCTACAAGCTCTCGCTGCTGCCGTCGGGCATCGTGCGCAAGGGCAAGCTCTCGATCCTCGGCAATGGCGTCGTGCTCGATCCCTGGGCTTTCGCGAAGGAGGTGGACGAGATCGCCTCGAAGGGCGTCGTCGTCACGCCGGACAATCTGAAGATCGCCGAAAATGCCGTGCTGATCCTGCCCGTTCACCGCGAACTCGACGAGATGCGCGAAGGCTCGAACTCGGGCGTCAAGATCGGCACGACGAAACGCGGCATCGGCCCCGCCTATGAAGACAAGGCCGGCCGCCGCGCCATCCGCGTCATCGACCTTGCCGATCCGGCGACGCTCCCGATCAAGGTCGAGGGTCTGCTCGCGCATCACAATGCCTTGCGCCGCGGCAACCGGCTCGACGAGCTTGCGGTCGAGCCCATCGTTGCCGCGCTGAAGGAAATCGCGCCGCGTGTGCTGCCTTTCGTGGCGCCGGTCTGGCGCGTGCTCGACGAGGCGAAGCGCCGGGGCCAGCGCATTCTCTTCGAGGGCGCGCAGGGCACGATGCTCGACATCGACCACGGCACTTATCCCTTCGTCACCTCGTCCAACACGATTGCCGGCCAGGCCGCAGGCGGCGCCGGCGTCGGCCCCGGCGCCATCGGCTATGTGCTCGGCATCACCAAGGCCTACACGACGCGCGTCGGCGAAGGTCCGTTCCCGACCGAACTGACGGATGAAGTCGGCCAGCGTCTCGGCGAGCGCGGACACGAATTCGGCACAGTGACGGGGCGCAAGCGCCGCTGCGGCTGGTTCGACGCCGTGATGGTGCGTCAGGCGATCAAGACCGGCGGCATCACCGGCATTGCGCTCACGAAGCTCGACGTGCTCGACGGCTTCGACGAGATCAAGGTCTGCGTCGCCTATGAGGTCGATGGCAAACGGTTCGATCATTTCCCGGCCGGCATGGGCGCGCAGGCAAAAGTGAAGCCGGTCTACGAGACGCTCGAAGGCTGGCAGGACAGCACGCAGGGCGCGCGCTCCTGGGCGCAGCTTCCGGCCGCGGCGGTCAAATATGTGCGCTATGTCGAAGAGTTGATCGAGGCGCCGGTGGCGTTGCTTTCCACCTCGCCCGACCGGGAGGACACGATCCTGATGACCGATCCGTTCGCGGATTGA
- a CDS encoding pentapeptide repeat-containing protein, producing the protein MKMPIKTGRAAVLLSLLGALAAAPAFAQASPEVEALVAKIKADQFKVIINCERCNLAGADFDGQFLRLAALERADLTGARLSGADLTGIHLTRAKLAGADFSGSNMAGAVLTDADLRGANLSDARLDAVRVHGANFTGANIQRANFRLLEYVKRLTFAGADARGAIFRHAYLGGVDFSGADLRGADFTRATGLTNAQLAKACGDDTTILPPGLSIPRCDAS; encoded by the coding sequence ATGAAAATGCCGATAAAGACCGGCCGCGCCGCGGTCCTGCTTTCGCTGCTGGGGGCGCTCGCCGCCGCACCAGCTTTCGCGCAAGCCTCGCCGGAAGTCGAGGCGCTGGTAGCGAAGATCAAGGCGGACCAGTTCAAGGTCATCATCAATTGCGAGCGCTGCAACCTTGCCGGCGCCGATTTCGACGGGCAGTTTCTGCGTCTCGCCGCGCTCGAACGCGCCGATCTGACGGGCGCGCGGCTAAGCGGCGCCGACCTGACCGGCATCCACCTCACACGGGCAAAGCTCGCAGGCGCCGATTTCAGCGGCTCCAACATGGCGGGCGCGGTGCTGACCGACGCCGACCTGCGCGGCGCCAATCTTTCGGATGCGCGGCTTGATGCCGTGCGCGTCCACGGCGCAAACTTCACCGGCGCCAACATCCAGCGCGCCAACTTCCGCCTGCTCGAATATGTAAAGAGGCTGACTTTCGCCGGCGCCGACGCGCGCGGGGCAATTTTCCGTCATGCCTATCTGGGCGGTGTCGACTTCTCGGGCGCCGATCTGCGCGGCGCCGATTTCACCCGCGCGACCGGCCTGACCAACGCGCAACTCGCCAAGGCTTGCGGCGACGATACGACGATCCTGCCGCCCGGCCTCTCGATCCCGCGTTGCGACGCAAGCTGA
- a CDS encoding PAS domain-containing protein: protein MDDLFWDERLTLLYRTWCEKKGARAAPTRDDFDPAEIFALMPIMHLIDVIREPLGFRHRLVGTELVERMGRDVTGRWVDADTYGEAATEIFDGLKIIATEVRPYRRRARLDWHKQHWLTTEAVEMPLLGPDGEVNMVLRGATFFVRAERLPERLEFMPLAA from the coding sequence ATGGACGATCTATTCTGGGATGAACGGCTGACCCTTCTCTACCGCACCTGGTGCGAAAAGAAAGGCGCGCGCGCCGCGCCGACGCGGGACGATTTCGACCCCGCCGAGATTTTCGCGCTCATGCCCATCATGCACCTGATCGACGTCATCCGGGAGCCGCTCGGCTTTCGCCACCGTCTCGTTGGCACGGAGCTTGTCGAGCGCATGGGCCGCGATGTGACCGGCCGCTGGGTCGATGCCGACACTTATGGCGAGGCCGCCACCGAAATTTTCGACGGATTGAAAATCATTGCCACGGAAGTCCGGCCCTATCGCCGCCGCGCTCGCCTCGACTGGCACAAGCAGCACTGGCTGACGACGGAGGCGGTGGAGATGCCGCTTCTCGGCCCGGACGGTGAGGTCAATATGGTCCTGCGCGGCGCAACATTCTTCGTTCGCGCCGAGCGTCTTCCCGAACGTCTGGAATTCATGCCGCTTGCGGCGTGA
- a CDS encoding PAS domain-containing protein: MTAELFWDRRLDGLYAHWLEKKGGRPAPTRADFNPSEIKPFLPIVNFLDVRWEPLGFRHRLVGTEIVEHLGRDATGCWVDAGLYGKAADRVFASLLQVAREARPYRRRSPMTWHPNSWLTMESMELPLVDEDGKVNMILRGVSYSSPKNPPPDHYLVAPLPLH; this comes from the coding sequence GTGACGGCGGAATTATTCTGGGACAGGCGTCTCGACGGGCTTTATGCGCATTGGCTGGAAAAGAAGGGCGGGCGGCCGGCGCCGACGCGTGCCGACTTCAACCCGTCCGAAATCAAACCGTTTCTGCCGATCGTCAATTTTCTCGATGTCCGGTGGGAGCCGCTCGGCTTTCGTCATCGTCTCGTTGGCACCGAGATTGTCGAACATCTCGGCCGCGATGCGACCGGGTGCTGGGTCGATGCCGGTCTTTATGGCAAAGCGGCGGACCGTGTCTTTGCTTCGCTGCTGCAGGTCGCGCGCGAGGCGCGCCCCTATCGCCGCCGTTCGCCGATGACATGGCATCCGAATTCATGGCTGACGATGGAATCGATGGAGCTGCCGCTGGTCGATGAAGACGGGAAGGTCAACATGATCCTGCGCGGCGTCAGCTATTCCTCGCCGAAAAATCCGCCTCCCGATCACTATCTCGTTGCGCCGTTGCCGCTGCATTGA
- the serA gene encoding phosphoglycerate dehydrogenase — protein sequence MPKVLISDQLSPAAVQIFKDRGVEVDVKTGLDRDELIKIIGDYDGLAIRSATKVTPPVLAAAKKLKVVGRAGIGVDNVDLPAATAAGVIVMNTPFGNSITTAEHAVAMMLALARDIPQANASTHAGKWEKSKFMGVEVTAKTLGIIGCGNIGSIVADRALGLRMKVVAFDPFLTPERASDLGVEKVDLEELLKRADFITLHTPLTDKTRNILNAENLAKCKKGVRIVNCARGGLIVEADLKAAIESGHVAGAALDVFEEEPAKSNPLFGMEQIICTPHLGASTNEAQENVALQVAEQMADYLLTGAITNSINVPAVSAEEAPKLTPYLTLAQQLGSFAGQLTETGISAVTIEYAGDVAEMNTRVLTNAALTGLLKPQLEDVNMVSAPVIAKDRDIKVTEVKREQQGAYETYIKIEVKTERQDRSVAGTVFSGGLPRLIQIKGVNMEASLGRHMLYVTNQDKPGFIGALGSLLGRSGINIANFNLGREKAGGDAICLVEVDADVPASVLAEIQALPHVVQAKSLTF from the coding sequence ATGCCCAAGGTTCTGATTTCCGACCAGCTTTCGCCCGCCGCCGTGCAGATCTTCAAGGATCGCGGCGTCGAGGTCGACGTCAAGACGGGTCTCGATCGCGACGAGCTCATCAAGATCATCGGCGACTATGACGGTCTCGCGATCCGCTCGGCGACCAAGGTCACGCCGCCGGTGCTTGCGGCGGCGAAAAAGCTGAAGGTCGTCGGCCGCGCCGGCATCGGCGTGGATAATGTCGATCTTCCGGCCGCCACCGCCGCCGGCGTCATCGTCATGAACACGCCCTTCGGCAATTCGATCACGACGGCCGAACATGCGGTCGCGATGATGCTGGCGCTCGCCCGCGACATTCCGCAGGCGAATGCCTCCACCCATGCCGGCAAGTGGGAAAAGTCGAAATTCATGGGCGTCGAAGTGACGGCCAAGACGCTCGGTATCATCGGTTGCGGCAATATCGGCTCCATCGTCGCCGACCGGGCGCTCGGCCTGCGCATGAAGGTCGTCGCCTTCGATCCGTTCCTGACGCCCGAGCGCGCCAGCGATCTCGGTGTCGAGAAGGTCGATCTCGAAGAGCTGCTGAAGCGCGCCGACTTCATCACGCTGCACACGCCCCTGACCGACAAGACGCGCAACATTCTCAACGCCGAAAACCTCGCCAAGTGCAAGAAGGGCGTCCGCATCGTCAATTGCGCACGCGGCGGGCTGATCGTCGAGGCCGACTTGAAAGCGGCGATCGAAAGCGGTCATGTCGCCGGCGCGGCGCTCGACGTGTTCGAGGAAGAGCCCGCGAAGTCCAACCCGCTTTTCGGCATGGAACAGATCATCTGCACACCGCATCTCGGCGCTTCGACCAATGAAGCGCAGGAAAATGTCGCGCTGCAGGTCGCCGAACAGATGGCCGATTACCTCCTCACCGGCGCGATCACCAATTCGATCAACGTGCCGGCGGTGTCGGCCGAAGAAGCGCCGAAATTGACGCCGTACCTCACGCTCGCGCAGCAGCTCGGTTCCTTTGCGGGCCAGCTCACCGAAACCGGCATCTCGGCCGTCACCATCGAATATGCTGGCGATGTCGCCGAGATGAACACGCGCGTTCTCACCAATGCGGCGTTGACCGGTCTGCTCAAGCCGCAGCTTGAGGACGTCAACATGGTCTCGGCGCCGGTCATCGCCAAGGACCGCGACATCAAGGTCACGGAAGTGAAGCGCGAACAGCAGGGCGCCTACGAGACCTATATCAAGATCGAGGTGAAGACCGAACGCCAGGATCGTTCGGTCGCGGGCACCGTCTTCTCCGGCGGTCTGCCGCGTCTCATCCAGATCAAGGGCGTCAACATGGAAGCCTCGCTCGGCCGTCACATGCTCTATGTGACCAACCAGGACAAGCCGGGTTTCATCGGCGCGCTCGGTTCGCTGCTCGGCAGGTCCGGCATCAACATCGCCAATTTCAACCTCGGCCGCGAAAAGGCCGGCGGCGATGCGATCTGTCTCGTCGAGGTCGATGCGGACGTGCCGGCGAGCGTTCTGGCCGAAATCCAGGCGCTGCCGCATGTCGTCCAGGCGAAGTCGCTGACCTTCTGA